A DNA window from Clavibacter sepedonicus contains the following coding sequences:
- the atzF gene encoding allophanate hydrolase: MTSSPTSAPLTPPAPPAGAPDPVGRVRAAYRRIVEADRPEVWITLRPEEEALAAAAAVERALADHGADALPLAGLVIAVKDNIDAAGFPTTAALPGSAYTPAESAPVVARLEAAGAVVVGKTNLDQLATGLVGTRSPYGEVRGAADPELVSGGSSSGSAVAVALGIVDAALGTDTAGSGRVPAAYNRLVGIKPTLGLLPARGVVPAAPSYDTVTVFARTLGLAERVAGVMAGVDDADPASRPWPADAPLSAAPVLHLAVPVDADLAPMSPEWRRAFDRTVALLADAGVQIVEVDIAPLLAAAALLYDGALVAERTQAVGHLLAGTPEGTDPSVARIIGSGSAKTAVELVADQQTLRRHRLDARRILAGVDALLLPTAPGHPSRAEVAADPIGVNSWVGTYTNFVNLLDLAAIAVPGPDADGRPFGVTLVGPAFSDAALVDAAGRLQRTIGTAGDDARIPTGSWGPAATPIAVFGAHMVGQPLNGQLTALGARLLGDAVTAPAYRLHALDTTPPKPGLVATDTGGASITGELWAIPSGRVADFVAQLARPMVVGKVALADGSEVLGFLCEPQAIAGAEDITERGSWRTHLGAGS; this comes from the coding sequence ATGACCTCCTCGCCCACGTCAGCTCCCCTCACCCCTCCCGCTCCTCCCGCGGGGGCACCGGATCCGGTCGGCCGCGTCCGCGCCGCCTACCGGCGCATCGTGGAGGCGGACCGGCCCGAGGTCTGGATCACGCTGCGCCCGGAGGAGGAGGCCCTCGCCGCCGCGGCCGCCGTCGAGCGCGCCCTCGCGGATCACGGCGCCGACGCCCTGCCGCTCGCGGGCCTGGTGATCGCGGTCAAGGACAACATCGACGCCGCCGGGTTCCCGACGACCGCAGCGCTCCCCGGCAGCGCCTACACGCCTGCGGAGAGCGCCCCCGTCGTCGCGCGCCTCGAGGCGGCGGGCGCCGTGGTCGTCGGCAAGACGAACCTCGACCAGCTCGCCACCGGGCTCGTCGGGACGCGCAGCCCCTACGGCGAGGTGCGGGGAGCGGCCGACCCCGAGCTCGTCTCCGGTGGATCCAGCTCGGGCTCCGCGGTAGCCGTCGCGCTCGGGATCGTGGACGCCGCCCTCGGCACCGACACCGCCGGATCCGGCCGCGTGCCCGCCGCCTACAACCGGCTCGTCGGGATCAAGCCCACCCTCGGCCTCCTGCCTGCCCGCGGCGTCGTGCCGGCCGCGCCCTCCTACGACACCGTGACGGTGTTCGCCCGCACCCTCGGCCTGGCCGAACGCGTGGCCGGGGTGATGGCGGGCGTCGACGACGCGGATCCGGCCAGCCGCCCCTGGCCCGCCGACGCTCCGCTGAGCGCGGCTCCCGTCCTCCACCTCGCCGTGCCGGTCGACGCTGACCTCGCGCCCATGTCCCCGGAGTGGCGGCGCGCCTTCGACCGGACCGTCGCGCTGCTCGCGGACGCGGGCGTGCAGATCGTCGAGGTCGACATCGCGCCGCTGCTCGCGGCCGCCGCCCTCCTCTACGACGGCGCCCTCGTGGCCGAGCGCACGCAGGCCGTCGGGCACCTGCTCGCCGGGACGCCCGAGGGCACGGATCCGTCGGTCGCCCGCATCATCGGCTCCGGCTCCGCGAAGACGGCCGTCGAGCTCGTCGCCGACCAGCAGACGCTGCGACGCCACCGGCTGGATGCCCGGCGCATCCTCGCCGGCGTGGACGCGCTCCTGCTGCCCACGGCCCCCGGGCACCCGTCGCGCGCCGAGGTCGCGGCGGATCCGATCGGCGTGAACTCGTGGGTGGGCACGTACACGAACTTCGTGAACCTCCTCGACCTGGCCGCGATCGCGGTGCCCGGTCCCGACGCCGACGGTCGGCCCTTCGGCGTGACCCTGGTCGGTCCCGCGTTCTCGGACGCCGCGCTCGTCGACGCCGCTGGCCGGCTGCAGCGCACGATCGGCACGGCGGGTGACGACGCGCGCATCCCGACGGGGTCGTGGGGACCCGCCGCCACGCCGATCGCCGTGTTCGGCGCACACATGGTCGGGCAGCCGCTCAACGGGCAGCTCACCGCGCTCGGCGCGCGGCTGCTCGGCGACGCGGTCACCGCGCCCGCCTACCGCCTGCACGCGCTCGACACGACGCCGCCCAAGCCGGGGCTCGTCGCCACGGACACGGGCGGCGCGAGTATCACCGGGGAGCTGTGGGCGATCCCGTCGGGCCGCGTGGCCGACTTCGTCGCGCAGCTCGCGCGCCCCATGGTGGTCGGCAAGGTGGCGCTGGCGGACGGATCCGAGGTGCTCGGCTTCCTCTGCGAGCCCCAGGCGATCGCGGGCGCCGAGGACATCACCGAGCGCGGCTCCTGGCGCACGCACCTCGGGGCCGGGAGCTGA
- a CDS encoding AAA family ATPase, producing MTRILLTGMSGAGKSTLLTELARRGHRTLDTDHDGWTLPDGRWDEPRIAGLLDREPHIVVSGAVENQGAFRDRFEHVVLLSAPLDVLLARVAARTGNDYGTDPADREEIRRYTREVEPLLRRSADVELDGRRATADLADELERLLG from the coding sequence ATGACGCGGATCCTCCTCACCGGCATGTCCGGCGCCGGGAAGTCGACGCTCCTCACCGAGCTCGCCCGCCGCGGGCACCGCACCCTCGACACCGACCACGACGGCTGGACCCTGCCGGACGGCCGATGGGACGAGCCGCGGATCGCCGGCCTCCTCGACCGCGAGCCGCACATCGTGGTCTCCGGCGCCGTCGAGAACCAGGGCGCGTTCCGCGACCGCTTCGAGCACGTCGTGCTGCTCAGCGCACCGCTCGACGTCCTGCTCGCCCGCGTCGCCGCGCGCACCGGGAACGACTACGGGACGGATCCCGCCGACCGCGAGGAGATCCGCCGGTACACGCGGGAGGTGGAGCCGCTGCTGCGTCGATCTGCCGACGTCGAGCTCGACGGCCGGCGCGCGACCGCGGACCTGGCCGACGAGCTGGAGCGGCTGCTGGGCTGA
- a CDS encoding sulfurtransferase — protein MEILITPTELDHAIRTRGDVRVIDVRWSLGGPPGRPLHEAGHIPGAVYADLDTELSRHGAPEEGRHPLPEPAALQEAARRWGVRAGDAVVAYDGGGSLAAARAWWLLRDAGIADVRILDGALPAWTAAGLPLETGPVVPTPGDVTLASGLLAVVDEDGAARVALDGVLLDARAEERYRGEVEPWDPRPGHIPGARSAPSSDALASDGTFRSRAELRARYAVLGVPDADEVAVYCGSGVSAALEVAALAIAGIDAALYPGSWSAWANRPELPAATGAEPGGV, from the coding sequence ATGGAGATCCTCATCACGCCGACCGAGCTGGACCACGCCATCCGCACCCGCGGCGACGTGCGCGTGATCGACGTGCGGTGGTCCCTCGGCGGCCCGCCCGGCCGGCCGCTGCACGAGGCCGGGCACATCCCGGGCGCCGTGTACGCGGACCTCGACACGGAGCTGTCGCGACACGGCGCTCCCGAGGAGGGGCGGCATCCGCTGCCCGAGCCCGCGGCGCTGCAGGAGGCTGCGCGCAGGTGGGGCGTCCGGGCGGGGGACGCGGTCGTCGCGTACGACGGCGGAGGCAGCCTCGCGGCGGCGCGAGCCTGGTGGCTGCTGCGCGACGCCGGCATCGCCGACGTGCGGATCCTCGACGGCGCCCTGCCCGCCTGGACCGCCGCGGGCCTCCCGCTCGAGACCGGCCCGGTCGTGCCGACCCCCGGCGACGTGACGCTAGCCTCCGGCCTCCTCGCCGTGGTCGACGAGGACGGCGCCGCCCGTGTCGCGCTCGACGGCGTGCTGCTCGACGCCCGCGCGGAGGAGCGGTACCGCGGGGAGGTCGAGCCGTGGGATCCGCGTCCGGGTCACATCCCAGGTGCCCGGAGCGCGCCCTCCTCGGACGCCCTCGCCTCGGATGGCACGTTCCGGTCGCGCGCGGAGCTGCGCGCGCGGTATGCGGTGCTCGGGGTGCCCGATGCGGACGAGGTCGCGGTCTACTGCGGGTCCGGCGTGAGCGCGGCGCTCGAGGTCGCGGCGCTCGCGATCGCGGGCATAGACGCCGCGCTGTACCCGGGATCCTGGTCGGCGTGGGCGAACCGGCCGGAGCTGCCGGCCGCGACGGGCGCGGAGCCGGGCGGGGTCTGA
- a CDS encoding GNAT family N-acetyltransferase has protein sequence MTEQQTGARHVARDGRVYRTEVVGWDDARGARIRAAMEAEMDVRYEGRHDDDPDWPAKAAVAFAFDPADVEAVVLLVVDGDDRDAAAHGVIRHLGDELELKKVVVDPAHRGTGLARVLMAELERVARERGARRLILQTGDRQPDAIRLYATAGWLPIDTYPPYIPVTNSVCFEKPLG, from the coding sequence ATGACCGAGCAGCAGACCGGGGCGCGGCACGTCGCGCGCGACGGACGGGTGTACCGCACCGAGGTGGTCGGCTGGGACGACGCGCGCGGTGCCCGGATCCGGGCGGCCATGGAGGCCGAGATGGACGTGCGGTACGAGGGGCGGCACGACGACGACCCCGACTGGCCCGCGAAGGCGGCCGTGGCGTTCGCGTTCGACCCGGCCGACGTGGAGGCCGTCGTGCTGCTCGTCGTCGACGGCGACGACCGGGATGCGGCCGCGCACGGCGTCATCCGGCACCTCGGCGACGAGCTCGAGCTGAAGAAGGTGGTCGTGGATCCCGCGCACCGCGGCACCGGCCTCGCGCGCGTGCTGATGGCGGAGCTGGAGCGCGTGGCCCGGGAGCGCGGCGCACGGCGGCTCATCCTGCAGACGGGCGACCGGCAGCCCGACGCCATCCGGCTGTACGCGACCGCGGGGTGGCTGCCCATCGACACGTACCCGCCGTACATCCCGGTCACGAACTCGGTCTGCTTCGAGAAGCCGCTGGGCTGA